One genomic window of Panicum hallii strain FIL2 chromosome 6, PHallii_v3.1, whole genome shotgun sequence includes the following:
- the LOC112897685 gene encoding lysine-specific histone demethylase 1 homolog 2: protein MSPSPQRRPQRRAASSRPASYDESLVDAALQAYLGDAPSRRVRRLRRLSAEERQRETETEALIALSLGFPIDELLPEERPLLPAHIADAPNDYIVVRNHILASWRADPGAPLPRARILETVAASYDHLVAAAHGFLAREGHINFGVSAAFPAAPPPDAALQGPAASGASVIVVGAGLAGLAAARQLLRFGLRVLVLEGRARPGGRVYTSRLGGDKAAVELGGSVITGIHANPLGVLARQLSIPLHKVRDRCPLYYPDGRTVETRLDRSIDLVFNTLLDHATRLREFLNEAAERISLGEGIEKIRRLYHVARTDDERMVLDWHLANLEFSNAGCLSELSLAHWDQDDPYEMGGDHCFLAGGNSRLIHALCDGVPVLYEKTVKRIEHGADGVSVTAEGGQVFQADMVLCTVPLGVLKSGSIVFDPELPEHKLGAVQRLGFGLLNKVAMVFRHIFWDEDIDTFGCLNKESSKRGEYFLFYSYHTVSGGAVLIALVAGEAALEFEKVDPVVALHRVLAILRGIYGPKGVTVPDPIQSVCTRWGSDPFCWGSYSHIRVGSSGADYDILAESVNDRLFFAGEATIRAYPATMHGALLSGLREASKIHRAAESIMNSDQKKYFLPKSLRPPNGALEDLFSEPDLAFGIFSFVFSSVTLDDPEAPGLARISLDKILLLQPKNHEPKEDEKVHDPAAEKIVLQTFHLYATVFREQADRLQNSSNDDKGRLGLLCKDLGVKLMGYDSTCDVCSDMISSILSARKARKRLQRPKNFNISH, encoded by the exons ATGTCGCCGTCGCCGCAGCGCCGGCCGCAGCGCCGCGCGGCGTCGTCGCGCCCGGCGTCGTACGACGAGTCCCTCGTCGACGCCGCGCTGCAGGCCTACCTCGGCGACGCCCCCTCGCGGCGGGTGCGGCGCCTGCGCCGCCTCTCGGCGGAGGAGCGGCAGCGGGAGACGGAGACGGAGGCGCTCATCGCGCTCTCGCTGGGTTTCCCCATCGACGAGCTGCTCCCCGAGGAGCGGCCCCTCCTGCCCGCCCACATCGCCGACGCGCCCAACGACTATATCGTCGTCCGCAACCACATCCTCGCCTCCTGGCGCGCCGACCCGGGCGCGCCGCTGCCCCGCGCGCGCATCCTCGAGACCGTCGCCGCCTCCTACGAccacctcgtcgccgccgcgcaCGGGTTCCTCGCCCGCGAGGGCCACATCAACTTCGGCGTGTCCGCCGCcttccccgccgcgccgcccccggaCGCCGCGCTCCAGGGCCCTGCCGCCTCGGGCGCTTCCGTCATCGTCGTCGGCGCGGGGCTAGCGGGGCTCGCCGCCGCGCGACAGCTGCTCCGCTTCGGCCTCCGGGTGCTCGTCCTCGAGGGCCGCGCGCGCCCCGGCGGCCGAGTCTACACGTCCCGCCTAGGTGGGGACAAGGCCGCCGTCGAGCTCGGCGGCAGCGTTATCACCGGAATCCACGCCAATCCGCTCGGCGTGCTCGCGCGGCAGCTTAGCATCCCGCTGCACAAGGTGCGGGACCGCTGCCCGCTCTACTACCCGGACGGCCGGACCGTGGAGACCAGGCTGGACAGGAGCATCGATCTGGTGTTCAACACGCTTCTCGACCATGCCACCAGGCTCCGGGAGTTTCTGAATGAGGCTGCGGAGAGGATCTCGCTGGGGGAGggcatcgagaagatcagaaggCTGTACCATGTGGCCAGGACGGACGACGAGCGGATGGTTTTGGATTGGCATTTGGCAAATCTGGAATTCTCCAATGCTGGTTGCCTGTCAGAGCTCTCGCTCGCACATTGGGACCAAGACGATCCTTATGAGATGGGGGGAGATCATTGCTTCTTAGCTGGAGGGAATTCCCGGCTCATACATGCATTGTGTGATGGTGTGCCCGTGTTGTATGAGAAGACAGTGAAGCGAATTGAGCATGGAGCGGATGGGGTTAGTGTCACAGCGGAAGGAGGGCAGGTTTTCCAGGCTGACATGGTTTTGTGCACTGTACCCCTTGGGGTGCTCAAGAGTGGGAGCATTGTGTTCGACCCAGAGTTGCCTGAGCATAAGCTTGGGGCAGTACAGAGGTTGGGGTTTGGGTTGCTGAACAAGGTGGCCATGGTGTTTCGCCACATATTCTGGGATGAGGATATCGATACATTTGGGTGTTTGAATAAGGAGAGTAGCAAGCGTGGGGAGTACTTTCTCTTCTATAGCTACCACACTGTCTCTGGTGGAGCAGTGCTTATTGCACTTGTGGCTGGAGAGGCTGCTTTGGAGTTTGAAAAGGTCGATCCTGTTGTTGCACTTCACCGAGTACTTGCCATTCTTAGAG GTATCTATGGTCCAAAAGGTGTTACTGTTCCTGATCCCATTCAGTCGGTTTGCACAAGATGGGGTAGTGATCCTTTTTGCTGGGGTTCATACTCCCACATCAGAGTTGGGTCTTCTGGTGCCGACTACGATATTCTTGCTGAGAGTGTGAATGATCGGCTCTTCTTTGCTGGAGAAGCCACGATTCGTGCGTACCCTGCAACGATGCATGGAGCCTTGTTGAGCGGATTAAGAGAAGCTTCCAAAATTCATCGTGCAGCAGAGAGCATAATGAATTCTGACCAGAAGAAGTATTTCCTGCCTAAAAGCCTGAGACCACCAAATGGTGCCCTTGAAGATCTTTTCTCCGAGCCAGATCTTGCATTCGGGATATTCTCATTCGTGTTCTCCTCAGTGACACTTGATGATCCTGAGGCTCCGGGACTAGCCCGGATTTCACTCGACAAAATTTTGCTCCTGCAGCCCAAGAATCATGAGCCCAAAGAAGATGAAAAGGTTCATGACCCTGCAGCTGAGAAAATCGTCCTTCAGACCTTCCATTTGTATGCCACCGTCTTCCGAGAGCAGGCCGATCGGCTGCAAAATTCAAGCAACGACGACAAAGGTAGGTTAGGATTGTTATGCAAGGATCTCGGTGTAAAGCTGATGGGCTATGATAGTACGTGTGATGTATGTAGCGATATGATCTCGAGCATCTTGAGCGCACGGAAAGCCAGGAAACGGCTGCAGCGCCCGAAGAACTTCAACATCTCGCATTGA
- the LOC112897988 gene encoding beta-glucuronosyltransferase GlcAT14B-like, which produces MRKNWGLSSGPARPFSDRRWLLPFLASLLVTATLLLAAACGLFSPPYPGGGDGDAALFDVVSLADWDDGSSPGDGARSVEAGIKDRLLGGDAAADDENPDDAAVNSDDSDAEPPRIAYLLEGTKGDGLRMRRTLQAIYHPRNQYILHLDLEAPPRERIDLAMYVKGDPMFSQVGNVRVIAKGNLVTYKGPTMVACTLHAVAILLKEGLDWDWFINLSASDYPLMTQDDILHVFSSLPRNLNFIEHFQLSGWKVNIRAKPIVLDPGLYLSKKFDLTMTTERRELPTSFKLYTGSAWIMLTKSFLEYCIWGWDNLPRNLLMYYVNFISSPEGYFQTVICNSNDFRGTAVSHDLHYIAWDYPPKQHPLILSMKDFNKMVKSGAPFARKFPKDDKVLDKIDRELLHRSEGRFTPGAWCDGTSEGGADPCLSRGEDSVFEPGPGAERLRGLMKKVLSWDYRNGSCSSLAYDQTKRDWYVPKSKG; this is translated from the exons ATGAGGAAGAATTGGGGGCTCAGCTCCGGCCCCGCGCGGCCGTTCAGTGACCGCCGGTGGCTGCTCCCCTTCCTCGCGAGCCTGCTCGTCACGGCCACGCTCTtgctcgccgccgcctgcggGCTCTTCTCGCCGCCCtaccccggcggcggcgacggcgacgcggcCCTGTTCGACGTGGTCTCTCTCGCCGACTGGGACGACGGCTCGTCGCCCGGCGACGGCGCCCGCTCCGTCGAGGCCGGGATCAAGGACCGGCTGCTGGGCGGCGACGCCGCCGCTGATGACGAGAACCCCGACGACGCCGCCGTCAACTCGGACGACTCCGACGCCGAGCCGCCGCGGATCGCGTACCTCCTCGAGGGCACCAAGGGGGACGGCCTGCGGATGCGGCGAACGCTGCAGGCCATCTACCACCCGCGCAACCAGTACATCCTGCACCTCGACctggaggcgccgccgcgggagcggaTCGACCTCGCGATGTACGTCAAGGGCGACCCCATGTTCAGCCAGGTCGGGAACGTCAGGGTCATCGCCAAGGGCAACCTCGTCACCTACAAGGGGCCCACCATGGTCGCCTGCACGCTGCACGCCGTGGCCATCCTCCTCAAGGAGGGGCTCGACTGGGACTGGTTCATCAATCTCAGCGCCTCGGATTACCCGCTCATGACACAAGATG ATATACTTCATGTGTTCTCTTCTTTGCCAAGAAATCTTAATTTTATAGAGCACTTTCAGTTATCTGGGTGGAAAGT TAATATAAGGGCAAAACCAATCGTTCTGGATCCAGGGCTCTATCTATCAAAAAAGTTTGACCTTACTATGACTACTGAGCGGAGGGAATTGCCAACATCTTTCAAATTATATACCG GTTCTGCTTGGATAATGCTCACAAAATCCTTCCTCGAGTACTGTATATGGGGTTGGGATAATCTCCCACGAAACCTCCTGATGTACTACGTCAACTTCATCTCCTCACCAGAAGGCTATTTCCAAACTGTCATCTGCAACTCTAATGATTTTCGGGGCACTGCAGTTAGCCATGATCTGCACTACATCGCTTGGGACTACCCTCCAAAGCAGCACCCACTGATCCTCTCAATGAAGGACTTCAACAAAATGGTGAAGAGTGGTGCGCCATTTGCACGGAAATTTCCCAAGGACGACAAGGTCCTGGACAAGATCGACCGTGAACTTTTGCACCGCTCGGAGGGTCGGTTCACCCCAGGAGCGTGGTGTGATGGGACCTCAGAAGGAGGGGCTGATCCATGCTTGTCTAGGGGTGAGGACTCTGTTTTTGAGCCCGGCCCTGGTGCTGAGAGGCTGCGAGGCCTGATGAAGAAGGTTCTGTCATGGGATTACCGCAACGGAAGCTGTTCGTCACTCGCTTATGATCAGACAAAAAGAGATTGGTATGTTCCGAAAAGTAAAGGATAA
- the LOC112897579 gene encoding phospholipase A1-Ibeta2, chloroplastic-like, with amino-acid sequence MSTAAAPPSLTLHRPAVPAAARASAAAPGNTAHLSNLDKLFRNRGAAVESATPAAAVEPVVGAGTRRRQHPLLRLPSFLARARGESLREDPAAPAMSPRRLERLLQPVAPDGPSPRGNIAPAWRRLHGEDGWRGLLDPLHPDLRREIVRYGEFVDAAYGAFLSRPDAEPGHRARVPLPDAAYRVTAPLFATSSVGLPTWLAAAAPCAAQRTSLVGYVAVCDSPAEVRRMGRRDIVIALRGTCTILEWAENVRAGLVPATDNNADASPDASKAKVECGFWNIYKTAGDRSPSLSEMVVSEVRRLLDQYKGEEVSITVTGHSLGAALAVLIADELAGGVARRAKAPVAVFSFGGPRVGNRAFAARVEARGARVLRVVNAHDVVPRFPPSLPLPGYADVGRELRLDSRASPFLRPDADPACCHDLEAYIHLVDGFLGSHCPFRDNAKRSILRLVKNQGGNVKQLYMSKAKDMRIQLDGGADMPGSMLGRVDMPGAASTVVECVH; translated from the coding sequence ATGTccaccgccgcggcgccgccgtcgctgACGCTGCACCGCCCGGcggtgcccgccgccgccagagcctccgccgcggcgccgggaAACACCGCGCACCTCTCCAACCTCGATAAGCTCTTCCGCAACCGCGGCGCCGCCGTTGAAAGTGCGACGCCTGCGGCGGCCGTGGAGCCAGTGGTCGGCGCCGGGACTCGGAGGAGGCAGCATCCGCTGCTGCGGCTGCCGTCGTTCCtcgcgcgggccaggggcgagtCCCTGAGGGAGGACCCGGCGGCGCCCGCCATGTCGCCGCGGCGGCTGGAGCGGCTGCTCCAGCCCGTGGCGCCCGACGGGCCGTCGCCGCGGGGGAACATCGCGCCGGCGTGGCGCCGGCTGCACGGCGAGGACGGCTGGCGCGGCCTGCTCGACCCGCTGcacccggacctccgccgcgaGATCGTGCGCTACGGCGAGTTCGTCGACGCCGCGTACGGCGCCTTCCTCTCCCGCCCCGACGCCGAGCCGGGCCACCGCGCGCGCGTGCCGCTCCCGGACGCCGCCTACCGCGTCACGGCGCCGCTCTTCGCCACCTCCTCCGTCGGCCTCCCGACctggctcgccgccgccgcgccctgcgCCGCGCAGCGGACGAGCCTCGTCGGCTACGTCGCCGTCTGCGACAGCCCCGCCGAGGTCCGCCGCATGGGCCGCCGCGACATCGTCATCGCGCTCCGCGGCACCTGCACCATCCTCGAGTGGGCCGAGAATGTCCGCGCCGGACTCGTCCCAGCCACCGACAACAACGCCGACGCCTCGCCAGACGCGTCCAAGGCGAAGGTTGAATGCGGCTTCTGGAACATCTACAAGACCGCCGGCGACCGCTCGCCGAGCTTGTCCGAGATGGTCGTGTCCGAGGTGCGCCGACTACTCGACCAGTACAAGGGCGAGGAGGTGAGCATCACGGTCACCGGGCACAGCCTGGGCGCCGCGCTCGCGGTGCTCATCGCCGACGAGCTCGCGGGCGGCGTCGCCCGGCGCGCCAAGGCGCCGGTGGCGGTGTTCTCCTTCGGCGGGCCGCGGGTGGGCAACCGCGCGTTCGCGGCGCGCGTGGAGgcccgtggcgcgcgcgtgctCCGCGTCGTGAACGCGCACGACGTCGTGCCGCGGTTCCCGCCCAGCCTGCCGCTGCCGGGGTACGCCGACGTCGGCCGCGAGCTGCGCCTCGACAGCCGCGCGTCGCCGTTCCTCCGGCCCGACGCCGACCCCGCGTGCTGCCACGACCTGGAGGCGTACATCCACCTCGTCGACGGCTTCCTCGGCTCGCATTGCCCGTTCCGGGACAACGCCAAGCGCAGCATCCTGCGGCTGGTGAAGAACCAGGGCGGCAACGTCAAGCAGCTGTACATGAGCAAGGCCAAGGACATGCGCATccagctcgacggcggcgccgacATGCCCGGCTCGATGCTCGGCCGCGTCGACATGCCCGGCGCGGCGAGCACGGTGGTGGAGTGCGTGCACTGA
- the LOC112897000 gene encoding putative lipase YOR059C, which yields MGGADDAAVRAEESVSGGVDVWSDAVSSHAPDHLLVMVHGILGSTADWQYGANEFVKQLPDDVIVHCSEKNASMLTLDGVDVMGERLADEVLDVISRRPELTKISFLAHSVGGLAARYAIAKLYRHPNAGSDENTKGTICGLEAINFITVATPHLGSRGNKQVPLLFGSLAMEKVACRVVHWIFRRTGKHLFLTDDDEGQPPLLQRMVEDHDDLYFISALRAFKRRVVYANADCDHIVGWRTSSIRRNTELPELAVSSSEKYPHIVHEEYSEGTDDEKCQDSMTDCNLDILEEKMVTGLRRVSWEKVDVSFHSSITSFAAHSIIQVKYAFMNDGADVIQHIIDHFQL from the exons ATGGGCGGCGCCGACGACGCGGCGGTGCGCGCCGAGGAGTCCGTCTCGGGGGGCGTCGACGTCTGGAGCGACGCCGTCTCCTCGCACGCCCCGGACCACCTCCTCGTCATGGTCCACGGCATCCTCGGCAG CACTGCTGATTGGCAGTATGGAGCTAATGAATTTGTAAAGCAACTACCTGATGATGTAATTGTGCACT GTAGTGAAAAAAATGCATCAATGTTGACTCTAGATGGAGTTGACGTCATGGGGGAACGCTTAGCTGATGAG GTGCTTGATGTAATTAGTCGGAGGCCAGAACTCACCAAAATTTCTTTTCTTGCACACTCCGTTGGAGGATTAGCCGCAAGATATGCAATCGCAAAACTTTACAGACACCCAAACGCCGGATCTGATGAAAATACTAAAGGAACTATCTGCGGGTTGGAAGCAATTAACTTTATTACTGTAGCAACGCCTCACCTTGGTTCACGAGGAAACAAACAG GTCCCCCTCCTGTTTGGATCCCTTGCAATGGAAAAGGTTGCTTGCCGGGTTGTCCATTGGATATTTAGGAGAACTGGTAAACATCTCTTTCTAACTGACGATGATGAAGGGCAGCCACCACTGCTTCAGCGTATGGTTGAAGATCATGACGATCTCTACTTTAT ATCTGCTTTGCGAGCATTTAAGCGGCGAGTGGTGTACGCAAATGCTGACTGTGATC ATATTGTTGGCTGGCGAACATCATCTATTAGGAGAAACACTGAGCTGCCTGAG TTGGCGGTATCGTCATCTGAGAAGTACCCCCACATTGTACATGAGGAGTACTCAGAAGGAACTGATGATGAGAAGTGCCAAGATTCCATGACAGACTGTAATTTGGACATTCTTGAAG AGAAAATGGTGACGGGGCTTCGGAGAGTCTCATGGGAGAAAGTTGATGTCAGCTTCCACTCGAGCATAACGAGCTTCGCGGCGCACAGCATCATTCAG GTGAAGTACGCGTTCATGAACGACGGCGCCGATGTGATACAGCACATAATAGACCACTTCCAACTCTGA
- the LOC112896999 gene encoding transcription factor MYBS3-like gives MTRDGVPPAAPPAPAAAGGAGGGDGPRRCSQCGHHGHNARTCTARPVKLFGVRIGDKPMPIRKSASMGNLAQLAAEGGGSGGREEGYGSDGERPHKKRGEAWTEDEHKKFLLGLNKLGKGDWRGISRNFVISRTPTQVASHAQKYFNRQTNVHRRKRRSSLFDMVIDDSSDQLPLSRSSSQEVEQDDPQSVAALPAPVVSPAAVAPPPVSVEAPASVPPPVQVPVPVATPQPMEHDSVASSSSAGQAGVVMPEAIPPYLYPMMIPPPYYHPAFVPVPCYGYVPFYYGPPGVAQVPHEVVKPVAVHSTPPLNVKDLYNMSELSLKGDDSNANSGVPASPLPPKPIGRPERQSAFHGKGPAGGSSGGLIPAVK, from the exons ATGACGCGGGACGGCGTGCCTCCGGCGGCGCCGCCTgccccggcggcggccggcggcgcgggagggggCGACGGGCCCAGGCGGTGCTCGCAGTGCGGGCACCACGGGCACAACGCGCGCACCTGCACGGCGCGGCCCGTCAAGCTCTTCGGCGTGCGCATCGGGGACAAGCCCATGCCCATCCGGAAGAGCGCCAGCATGGGGAACCTCGCGCAGCTCGCGGCGGAggggggcggcagcggcgggaggGAGGAGGGCTACGGCTCCGACGGGGAGCGCCCGCACAAGAAGCGAG GTGAGGCATGGACAGAAGATGAGCACAAAAAATTTCTACTTGGGTTGAATAAGTTAGGGAAGGGTGATTGGCGTGGTATATCCCGTAATTTCGTTATTTCGAGGACTCCTACTCAAGTTGCTAGCCATGCACAGAAGTATTTCAATCGCCAAACGAATGTGCATAGAAGAAAGAGGAGATCAAGCCTCTTCGATATGGTGATTGATGAT TCTTCTGATCAGCTGCCGCTCTCGCGTTCATCTTCACAAGAAGTAGAACAAGATGATCCCCAGTCTGTTGCGGCCCTTCCTGCCCCTGTGGTATCTCCTGCTGCTGTGGCACCTCCTCCTGTGTCTGTGGAAGCGCCTGCTTCAGTTCCACCGCCAGTTCAAGTTCCAGTTCCAGTCGCGACACCTCAGCCTATGGAACACGACTCGGTTGCCTCAAGTTCAAGTGCTGGACAAGCAGGGGTGGTGATGCCAGAAGCCATACCCCCCTATCTTTATCCAATGATGATTCCTCCTCCATACTACCACCCTGCATTTGTTCCAGTACCATGCTACGGTTATGTTCCTTTTTACTATGGGCCACCAGGTGTAGCACAAGTTCCACATGAGGTTGTCAAGCCCGTGGCGGTGCACTCAACGCCTCCGTTAAACGTCAAAGATCTTTACAACATGTCAGAACTGAGCCTGAAGGGTGATGACTCAAATGCAAACAGTGGGGTACCTGCTTCCCCTTTGCCTCCAAAGCCGATTGGCAGACCAGAGAGGCAATCTGCTTTCCATGGCAAAGGGCCTGCTGGTGGGTCGTCAGGGGGACTAATTCCTGCAGTCAAGTGA